From the Piliocolobus tephrosceles isolate RC106 chromosome 14, ASM277652v3, whole genome shotgun sequence genome, the window CTTAGATAACTGGATAGTACaaagttttcctttgttttttacttaaaaaatgtacTTTCCGCACACTGTTGCCCGTATGACTTTACCGTCCCATCGGAAACCAAAGGTTCCCTAGGTGAGCCCTTCCTATCTGCGGTTACATGATTTAGCTAATTTAACAAGAAGAGAGAGTAATTCCTTTGATTATTATCAACATGAACTTGACTATGTCTCTATAAGGGtgaacactgaatttttttttctttttagaaacaaaaaccatCCACTTATTAATCCAAACTACGGCATTGCATCTACAACAATCATTGCATAAACTGAACACACGAAGTTACCACCTCAAGGGAATAACAGAAGAACGCTGCACAATATATCTACGGGGTACGCGAGTTCAAACAACGTGGGCACAGCAACTTCACTCTACATACTCTGACCATCGCTTCAGTATGTACTAGACACGGGTCCAGGAGCTACGTGGAGTCTCAGCACAGTTAATCTAAGAGACAGCACACAGTGTCAAGAAACAGCACTGCGATGGGATGCGAGTTACACTAGCCTACGGCCGGGTGCGGCCCGGGGCTCCCCAAGAGCCCAGAGGCCACATCCCTCGGAGCTGACCACGATCTAAGGAAATGTTCATGCCATCCTAACAGTGGGTTGTTCCCCGGTGAGAACTGGCCAACAGTCATTGCCTTGCCTCTTTAGCATGTTGTGTGACCAGAGAGGGACAAGGCGGGGAGGAAAACCGGGGCGCCGTGGGCTGCAGTTCCAGCTGCAAATACGGGAGTTTCTTCCGATGTCTGTGGCCCGCCGGCTGGAAAGGGAGAAACACAGAGGTAATGCCATCCCTCGACGTCAGAATCCGCACTGCTGATGATTTTTCAAAATTGGTATTGTTAGTATCATTGGTATCTTTTTGGCAGCGGTTTCACAGGAGTTTCCTCTGGTGAGGACGTGGGCCCTTGGCTTCCAGGCGGAGGGAGCTACAACTCGTCGGAGCGGATGACGTGGAAGAGGGTCACGTTGTAGAGGATCTGGTGGCCATTGTTCCAGGCGTACAGGGCCCGGTCCTTGGGGTTGTAGTCCAGCATGGAGATGTGGGAGTATTTGTTCTGGAAGGGGATGTCGATGTACTCGTAGGTTGAGGCGTTGGTCTGGTAGGCGTAGTGGACCTTGGTGCCCCCCGAGTAGCCGTTGGTGACGTACAGCGTGCCGCAGATGATGAAGGCCTCCCCCGCGCTGCGCTTGGGGTAGCTCGTGTTCCAGGTCTGCAGGGTCTGCAGGGACACAGGGTCCAGCCTGCTGACCACGATGTTGCCGGCGTTCTGGTTGGTGGCGTACACAGCCCACAGCCCGCTCTCGTCCACCATGAGGTCGATGTCCGAGTGGCCGCCCCAGGCGTAGTGGTACATGTTGTTGTAACCAGCATAGTCCAGGCTGCGGGTCTTGaggatggtctctgtcttcaGGTCGAACCTGATGATGATGTGGCTCTGGAACTTGTTGAAGTAGATGGACCCGTTGTAGACCACCTGCCCCGTGCCCGACCAGGGGTGAGGGAGACGGTGGGAGGTGAAATTGTCCGTGTTCATGAAGTCAACCATGGACTTGTACTCGCGTACGAAGCGGTTGTTGTGATAGCCATCCATGTACCACACCTGTGGAGAGAGCAGACCCGGTGGTGAGCACTTCCAAAGACCCAGCGAGCACTTCCAAAGACCCAGCACACACTCCAAAGACCCAGCGAGTACTTCAAAGACCCCGTGCGCACTTACAAACACCCAGCAAGTAGTCCAAAGACCCAGTGAGTACTCCAAAGACCCAGCGAGCACTTCCAAAGAGCCAGCGAGCACTCCAGAGACCCAGCAAGCACTTCCAGAGACCCAGCGAGTACTCCANNNNNNNNNNAGCAAGCACTTCCAGAGACCCAGCGAGTACTCCAAAGACCCAGCGAGCACTCCCCAAGACTCAGTGAGTACTTTCAAAGACCCAGCGAGTACTCCAAAGACCCAGCGAGCACTTCTGAAGACCCAGCGAGTACTTCCCAAGACCCAGCGAGTACTTCCAAAGACCCAGCGAGTACTCCAAAGACCCAGCAAGCACTCCCCAAGACCCAGCGAGTACTTCCAAAGACCCAGCGAGTACTCCAAAGACCCAGTGAGTACTCCAAAGACCCAGCAAGTACTTCCAAAGACCCAGAGAGCATTTCCAAAGACACAGCAAGTACTCCCCAAGACCCAGCGAGTACTTCCAAAGACCCAGAGAGCACTTCCCAAGACCCAGCGAGTACTTCCAAAGACCCAGCGAGTACTCCAAAGACCCAGCGAGTACTCCAAAGACACAGCGAATACTCCAAAGACCCAGCGAGTACTCCAGAGACCCAGTGGGTACTTCCAGCAACCCAGTAAGTACTCCAAAGACCCAGCGAATACTCCAAAGACCCAGCGAGCACTCCACAAGNNNNNNNNNNNNNNNNNNNNNNNNNNNNNNNNNNNNNNNNNNNNNNNNNNNNNNNNNNNNNNNNNNNNNNNNNNNNNNNNNNNNNNNNNNNNNNNNNNNNNNNNNNNNNNNNNNNNNNNNNNNNNNNNNNNNNNNNNNNNNNNNNNNNNNNNNNNNNNNNNNNNNNNNNNNNNNNNNNNNNNNNNNNNNNNNNNNNNNNNNNNNNNNNNNNNNNNNNNNNNNNNNNNNNNNNNNNNNNNNNNNNNNNNNNNNNNNNNNNNNNNNNNNNNNNNNNNNNNNNNNNNNNNNNNNNNNNNNNNNNNNNNNNNNNNNNNNNNNNNNNNNNNNNNNNNNNNNNNNNNNNNNNNNNNNNNNNNNNNNNNNNNNNNNNNNNNNNNNNNNNNNNNNNNNNNNNNNNNNNNNNNNNNNNNNNNNNNNNNNNNNNNNNNNNNNNNNNNNNNNNNNNNNNNNNNNNNNNNNNNNNNNNNNNNNNNNNNNNNNNNNNNNNNNNNNNNNNNNNNNNNNNNNNNNNNNNNNNNNNNNNNNNNNNNNNNNNNNNNNNNNNNNNNNNNNNNNNNNNNNNNNNNNNNNNNNNNNNNNNNNNNNNNNNNNNNNNNNNNNNNNNNNNNNNNNNNNNNNNNNNNNNNNNNNNNNNNNNNNNNNNNNNNNNNNNNNNNNNNNNNNNNNNNNNNNNNNNNNNNNNNNNNNNNNNNNNNNNNNNNNNNNNNNNNNNNNNNNNNNNNNNNNNNNNNNNNNNNNNNNNNNNNNNNNNNNNNNNNNNNNNNNNNNNNNNNNNNNNNNNNNNNNNNNNNNNNNNNNNNNNNNNNNNNNNNNNNNNNNNNNNNNNNNNNNNNNNNNNNNNNNNNNNNNNNNNNNNNNNNNNNNNNNNNNNNNNNNNNNNNNNNNNNNNNNNNNNNNNNNNNNNNNNNNNNNNNNNNNNNNNNNNNNNNNNNNNNNNNNNNNNNNNNNNNNNNNNNNNNNNNNNNNNNNNNNNNNNNNNNNNNNNNNNNNNNNNNNNNNNNNNNNNNNNNNNNNNNNNNNNNNNNNNNNNNNNNNNNNNNNNNNNNNNNNNNNNNNNNNNNNNNNNNNNNNNNNNNNNNNNNNNNNNNNNNNNNNNNNNNNNNNNNNNNNNNNNNNNNNNNNNNNNNNNNNNNNNNNNNNNNNNNNNNNNNNNNNNNNNNNNNNNNNNNNNNNNNNNNNNNNNNNNNNNNNNNNNNNNNNNNNNNNNNNNNNNNNNNNNNNNNNNNNNNNNNNNNNNNNNNNNNNNNNNNNNNNNNNNNNNNNNNNNNNNNNNNNNNNNNNNNNNNNNNNNNNNNNNNNNNNNNNNNNNNNNNNNNNNNNNNNNNNNNNNNNNNNNNNNNNNNNNNNNNNNNNNNNNNNNNNNNNNNNNNNNNNNNNNNNNNNNNNNNNNNNNNNNNNNNNNNNNNNNNNNNNNNNNNNNNNNNNNNNNNNNNNNNNNNNNNNNNNNNNNNNNNNNNNNNNNNNNNNNNNNNNNNNNNNNNNNNNNNNNNNNNNNNNNNNNNNNNNNNNNNNNNNNNNNNNNNNNNNNNNNNNNNNNNNNNNNNNNNNNNNNNNNNNNNNNNNNNNNNNNNNNNNNNNNNNNNNNNNNNNNNNNNNNNNNNNNNNNNNNNNNNNNNNNNNNNNNNNNNNNNNNNNNNNNNNNNNNNNNNNNNNNNNNNNNNNNNNNNNNNNNNNNNNNNNNNNNNNNNNNNNNNNNNNNNNNNNNNNNNNNNNNNNNNNNNNNNNNNNNNNNNNNNNNNNNNNNNNNNNNNNNNNNNNNNNNNNNNNNNNNNNNNNNNNNNNNNNNNNNNNNNNNNNNNNNNNNNNNNNNNNNNNNNNNNNNNNNNNNNNNNNNNNNNNNNNNNNNNNNNNNNNNNNNNNNNNNNNNNNNNNNNNNNNNNNNNNNNNNNNNNNNNNNNNNNNNNNNNNNNNNNNNNNNNNNNNNNNNNNNNNNNNNNNNNNNNNNNNNNNNNNNNNNNNNNNNNNNNNNNNNNNNNNNNNNNNNNNNNNNNNNNNNNNNNNNNNNNNNNNNNNNNNNNNNNNNNNNNNNNNNNNNNNNNNNNNNNNNNNNNNNNNNNNNNNNNNNNNNNNNNNNNNNNNNNNNNNNNNNNNNNNNNNNNNNNNNNNNNNNNNNNNNNNNNNNNNNNNNNNNNNNNNNNNNNNNNNNNNNNNNNNNNNNNNNNNNNNNNNNNNNNNNNNNNNNNNNNNNNNNNNNNNNNNNNNNNNNNNNNNNNNNNNNNNNNNNNNNNNNNNNNNNNNNNNNNNNNNNNNNNNNNNNNNNNNNNNNNNNNNNNNNNNNNNNNNNNNNNNNNNNNNNNNNNNNNNNNNNNNNNNNNNNNNNNNNNNNNNNNNNNNNNNNNNNNNNNNNNNNNNNNNNNNNNNNNNNNNNNNNNNNNNNNNNNNNNNNNNNNNNNNNNNNNNNNNNNNNNNNNNNNNNNNNNNNNNNNNNNNNNNNNNNNNNNNNNNNNNNNNNNNNNNNNNNNNNNNNNNNNNNNNNNNNNNNNNNNNNNNNNNNNNNNNNNNNNNNNNNNNNNNNNNNNNNNNNNNNNNNNNNNNNNNNNNNNNNNNNNNNNNNNNNNNNNNNNNNNNNNNNNNNNNNNNNNNNNNNNNNNNNNNNNNNNNNNNNNNNNNNNNNNNNNNNNNNNNNNNNNNNNNNNNNNNNNNNNNNNNNNNNNNNNNNNNNNNNNNNNNNNNNNNNNNNNNNNNNNNNNNNNNNNNNNNNNNNNNNNNNNNNNNNNNNNNNNNNNNNNNNNNNNNNNNNNNNNNNNNNNNNNNNNNNNNNNNNNNNNNNNNNNNNNNNNNNNNNNNNNNNNNNNNNNNNNNNNNNNNNNNNNNNNNNNNNNNNNNNNNNNNNNNNNNNNNNNNNNNNNNNNNNNNNNNNNNNNNNNNNNNNNNNNNNNNNNNNNNNNNNNNNNNNNNNNNNNNNNNNNNNNNNNNNNNNNNNNNNNNNNNNNNNNNNNNNNNNNNNNNNNNNNNNNNNNNNNNNNNNNNNNNNNNNNNNNNNNNNNNNNNNNNNNNNNNNNNNNNNNNNNNNNNNNNNNNNNNNNNNNNNNNNNNNNNNNNNNNNNNNNNNNNNNNNNNNNNNNNNNNNNNNNNNNNNNNNNNNNNNNNNNNNNNNNNNNNNNNNNNNNNNNNNNNNNNNNNNNNNNNNNNNNNNNNNNNNNNNNNNNNNNNNNNNNNNNNNNNNNNNNNNNNNNNNNNNNNNNNNNNNNNNNNNNNNNNNNNNNNNNNNNNNNNNNNNNNNNNNNNNNNNNNNNNNNNNNNNNNNNNNNNNNNNNNNNNNNNNNNNNNNNNNNNNNNNNNNNNNNNNNNNNNNNNNNNNNNNNNNNNNNNNNNNNNNNNNNNNNNNNNNNNNNNNNNNNNNNNNNNNNNNNNNNNNNNNNNNNNNNNNNNNNNNNNNNNNNNNNNNNNNNNNNNNNNNNNNNNNNNNNNNNNNNNNNNNNNNNNNNNNNNNNNNNNNNNNNNNNNNNNNNNNNNNNNNNNNNNNNNNNNNNNNNNNNNNNNNNNNNNNNNNNNNNNNNNNNNNNNNNNNNNNNNNNNNNNNNNNNNNNNNNNNNNNNNNNNNNNNNNNNNNNNNNNNNNNNNNNNNNNNNNNNNNNNNNNNNNNNNNNNNNNNNNNNNNNNNNNNNNNNNNNNNNNNNNNNNNNNNNNNNNNNNNNNNNNNNNNNNNNNNNNNNNNNNNNNNNNNNNNNNNNNNNNNNNNNNNNNNNNNNNNNNNNNNNNNNNNNNNNNNNNNNNNNNNNNNNNNNNNNNNNNNNNNNNNNNNNNNNNNNNNNNNNNNNNNNNNNNNNNNNNNNNNNNNNNNNNNNNNNNNNNNNNNNNNNNNNNNNNNNNNNNNNNNNNNNNNNNNNNNNNNNNNNNNNNNNNNNNNNNNNNNNNNNNNNNNNNNNNNNNNNNNNNNNNNNNNNNNNNNNNNNNNNNNNNNNNNNNNNNNNNNNNNNNNNNNNNNNNNNNNNNNNNNNNNNNNNNNNNNNNNNNNNNNNNNNNNNNNNNNNNNNNNNNNNNNNNNNNNNNNNNNNNNNNNNNNNNNNNNNNNNNNNNNNNNNNNNNNNNNNNNNNNNNNNNNNNNNNNNNNNNNNNNNNNNNNNNNNNNNNNNNNNNNNNNNNNNNNNNNNNNNNNNNNNNNNNNNNNNNNNNNNNNNNNNNNNNNNNNNNNNNNNNNNNNNNNNNNNNNNNNNNNNNNNNNNNNNNNNNNNNNNNNNNNNNNNNNNNNNNNNNNNNNNNNNNNNNNNNNNNNNNNNNNNNNNNNNNNNNNNNNNNNNNNNNNNNNNNNNNNNNNNNNNNNNNNNNNNNNNNNNNNNNNNNNNNNNNNNNNNNNNNNNNNNNNNNNNNNNNNNNNNNNNNNNNNNNNNNNNNNNNNNNNNNNNNNNNNNNNNNNNNNNNNNNNNNNNNNNNNNNNNNNNNNNNNNNNNNNNNNNNNNNNNNNNNNNNNNNNNNNNNNNNNNNNNNNNNNNNNNNNNNNNNNNNNNNNNNNNNNNNNNNNNNNNNNNNNNNNNNNNNNNNNNNNNNNNNNNNNNNNNNNNNNNNNNNNNNNNNNNNNNNNNNNNNNNNNNNNNNNNNNNNNNNNNNNNNNNNNNNNNNNNNNNNNNNNNNNNNNNNNNNNNNNNNNNNNNNNNNNNNNNNNNNNNNNNNNNNNNNNNNNNNNNNNNNNNNNNNNNNNNNNNNNNNNNNNNNNNNNNNNNNNNNNNNNNNNNNNNNNNNNNNNNNNNNNNNNNNNNNNNNNNNNNNNNNNNNNNNNNNNNNNNNNNNNNNNNNNNNNNNNNNNNNNNNNNNNNNNNNNNNNNNNNNNNNNNNNNNNNNNNNNNNNNNNNNNNNNNNNNNNNNNNNNNNNNNNNNNNNNNNNNNNNNNNNNNNNNNNNNNNNNNNNNNNNNNNNNNNNNNNNNNNNNNNNNNNNNNNNNNNNNNNNNNNNNNNNNNNNNNNNNNNNNNNNNNNNNNNNNNNNNNNNNNNNNNNNNNNNNNNNNNNNNNNNNNNNNNNNNNNNNNNNNNNNNNNNNNNNNNNNNNNNNNNNNNNNNNNNNNNNNNNNNNNNNNNNNNNNNNNNNNNNNNNNNNNNNNNNNNNNNNNNNNNNNNNNNNNNNNNNNNNNNNNNNNNNNNNNNNNNNNNNNNNNNNNNNNNNNNNNNNNNNNNNNNNNNNNNNNNNNNNNNNNNNNNNNNNNNNNNNNNNNNNNNNNNNNNNNNNNNNNNNNNNNNNNNNNNNNNNNNNNNNNNNNNNNNNNNNNNNNNNNNNNNNNNNNNNNNNNNNNNNNNNNNNNNNNNNNNNNNNNNNNNNNNNNNNNNNNNNNNNNNNNNNNNNNNNNNNNNNNNNNNNNNNNNNNNNNNNNNNNNNNNNNNNNNNNNNNNNNNNNNNNNNNNNNNNNNNNNNNNNNNNNNNNNNNNNNNNNNNNNNNNNNNNNNNNNNNNNNNNNNNNNNNNNNNNNNNNNNNNNNNNNNNNNNNNNNNNNNNNNNNNNNNNNNNNNNNNNNNNNNNNNNNNNNNNNNNNNNNNNNNNNNNNNNNNNNNNNNNNNNNNNNNNNNNNNNNNNNNNNNNNNNNNNNNNNNNNNNNNNNNNNNNNNNNNNNNNNNNNNNNNNNNNNNNNNNNNNNNNNNNNNNNNNNNNNNNNNNNNNNNNNNNNNNNNNNNNNNNNNNNNNNNNNNNNNNNNNNNNNNNNNNNNNNNNNNNNNNNNNNNNNNNNNNNNNNNNNNNNNNNNNNNNNNNNNNNNNNNNNNNNNNNNNNNNNNNNNNNNNNNNNNNNNNNNNNNNNNNNNNNNNNNNNNNNNNNNNNNNNNNNNNNNNNNNNNNNNNNNNNNNNNNNNNNNNNNNNNNNNNNNNNNNNNNNNNNNNNNNNNNN encodes:
- the OLFM1 gene encoding noelin, with translation MDGYHNNRFVREYKSMVDFMNTDNFTSHRLPHPWSGTGQVVYNGSIYFNKFQSHIIIRFDLKTETILKTRSLDYAGYNNMYHYAWGGHSDIDLMVDESGLWAVYATNQNAGNIVVSRLDPVSLQTLQTWNTSYPKRSAGEAFIICGTLYVTNGYSGGTKVHYAYQTNASTYEYIDIPFQNKYSHISMLDYNPKDRALYAWNNGHQILYNVTLFHVIRSDEL